atcatataaacaatacatacaccagtaaagcaacttgtgaaatggtaacaaattagttcatttgagatgctaattaggggaagattttccgatttttttaccaaaaaaaaagggaccaactttactttgagcgtaatttgtttacttttgatgctagaaattttttatgaaacaaaaataatgcttttttaaacacttgtaTGAGTtgtttgtaatgagttttcccaaaaaaagcttaatctttttattatttcacgttcaaatattcgatttggaatttgacaaaaatatgaacctatttttcattagctacaactctgcttctactaggtctaaatatctaatacatacaccatttttttttaattttcttacaggctatattttgctaagaatatttttttcgacaaaattcttgttttttggttatttgtggttatttttttttttgaaaaatgaacatattaactcgtaaataactcaaaaagtattgacttaactcaaaaagtattgactgaAAGTCAGTTGAATATAATttcggacttactttggacgtatattttttcacggtcgagaaggggtgaaactcacccccagggcaaaagcacacatcaacacaatatcactttttttctttgacttgttagctatgtgtatgccaaatatcatgtcaatccaagcggttctttaaaatttagaggttttgcaatattttaccgttaggcaagccgcacaccaacgaaacatgaaacgaaaaacatgaaacataaaacgtaaaacacgtttcatgaaaattaaacacgtctaaacaaatcttgaagtccgcctaccaatgaaacgagtgtgaatcatgctcataacacatttttattttcggaaagcttcataaatggccggacgtctatttgtttagcagtgttttatttccatgaaacgtgatttatgtttcatgtttctttgatgtgcggcctgcctaaaaGAACGTACTAATAACCATTCGTTTATGAACAACACTGCTCTATTTATAACTATGACACAATTCGATTTGCTGCAACACTATACATTGCACTGTGTGTACAGTGTGTAGACAATATTGCAGTTCTGCAAGCAGTACGATTTTTGATACGACCTAAGGTTCAATAAGCAGTACGATAAATCCTTACGTGTGTAGGCCGTATAAAAGTATTGAGCTGTTGTATACTACACGAGTTTACcttaagccggccactcacggtACTACGGTGTCGTTCGACAAGATCGTCGATGATATTAATTCTGCAGTAGTGCAGTACCTACTGCAGCAGACAGGCCAGTCTCTTTGTGGTCAAATTGTACGATTTTATTGGAAgcacggtcacacacgatcaaaatttttgccaattagtcaaatttgacaaaatttaacGACGCCGCAGTACCATGAGTGGCAGACTTTAGATTTGTTCATTATCTGTTGTATTTATGAATCTAATATTCATTGAAGGAAGCATTTATGGAGTAATAAATGGCTTTATTGTTATATAAGAATGGGATTAACTGAAAGACAAACATCGAATTATGTTTCTTTATTTGGAAAGTCGAAATAAAAGCTGAGAGTTAACAattaaaatggtttatttttttagttaaatatcAGAACAAGCCTATCTCCATTAGCATCTATAACTCCCAATGCAACATACACGTAGTTTATATTTGGATTGTAAAAGTAGTCATATTTTTCAGCAACTTTCCATCCTCCAGATACTTTATGTTTGGCGTTAAACAACTCGGAGAATGTTTTTAACAAAGCTATACCGTCAACTGGATGAAGTGCCTTAGCTTCTTTGAATGCTTCCACGGCATCTATCTGGTAGACTGGGTCGGGAACATTTGAAGTGTCTACGTAAACTctctaaaaaacaataaataaattatcacGTCGCCTCTAATAAATTATCGCCTCTCCAATATACagagagaggggcaaaattatggaatggAGATATATCCCAACATTTTTGGAGAACtactaacagaaaaacaaaaaattataatgagatgGAAAGAATACTTCGAGATAAACCTAAATGCAGACAATTGAAATGATCAAAACGAGACAATATATGATACAGGGGAGCAGCACATTTAAAATACGAGTTATAAAGAAGTAGTCCAAAcaataaagaaactaaaaaacagtaaAGCGCCACTAGCGCCAGAATTGGACGGAATTACGGCagaattaataaaatattgaGGATCCAAACTCTGGGGAAGAattcattatttattattatttattttaaaagctCAACAGGCTTAGAGGCCTAGCACTAAAAATACAATtgatacaatacaatacaatacaataatatacTATATTATAACACTTGTATCAAGTGGGGTGGGCTTCTTGTCCAGTGATACTCCTTGCCTACTAAATCGACTTACAATTCTCCTCCATTTGTCCCTGTTTGTAACTTTTTCTTCCCAACCAATAACTCCCTCATTTCTGAGATCTTCCTGTACACTATCAAACCACCTTTTTCTGGGCCTTCCTTTCCTCCTTTTCGTCATTGGGCCCCGTTTTAGGATCATCCTTGGCATCCACTTCCTTTCCATTCTTATCACGTGTCCTAAATCATCATTTCTGAGATCTTCCTGTAGGGGAGAGTGGTCTATGCTGGGACATGGTTCATAGTGGGACAAATGACCTGGCAACCTTGTAAATTGCGTCGAACACCTCAAATCACTTGTGTTGAGTCATATGTTCAGACACGTTGTGTTTTGTGATTAATTTGCGGTTTCCGGTCGATAATAagagaaatatttaatattttcaataaaaaggtAAGTAAATATATGTCATTTCTACATTTGGAGTCAAATAATTtcgtttataacttttttattagtaaacATTTTAAAACCATACTTAGTATGTTTTGAGGTTATGATATGAGAGAGTAGATCGGCTAGTAAATATTTGTTTTCGTGTTGCCAATTTTAGGTAATCAGTTAGAATTTATTTTTCGTGGAATGGTTCATACTGGGAAATACCTATGTGGTGCATACTGGGACATCTAAAAAAGTGGTCTATACTGGGACGCATGTAAATAGTGTATGTTTTAAGCGTTTTTCTGatgatttttatttaaaagtaggtttctaattaaatatttttaacttttgtaTATTTAAAACATATCAATGTTGCCAAATtgaataaaaaacaattaaagatgataatttttatatcttgtttaatTTTGTTACAGATTTTTTAACAATGCCTAAGTGGGCGAGGGGAAAGCTACAAGATCATTATGAAGATAGTGCGTTACTTCACTTGGAAAGAGCAAACCAGATAAAGAAAGCTGTCCTACAACTAATCAGCGGTCAGAAAACCTTAAGAGAAGCAGCAGCAATAAACTCTATATCAAAATCGACTTTGCAGCGTCATGTTTCAAAATATAAGGCTCTCTCAGGTGATGAAACAGAGAAGTATGATTTTACACAAAAACATGGGTATAAATCCGTATTTACTGAAACACAAGAAGCTATGTTGGCACAATATTTACTTGATGCCTCTTATATGTGCTACGGTTTAACTGAAAGAGAGACTAGAATTTTGGCTTATTCTTTTGCCATCACAAATTCAATTGTTATACCAGACTCTTGGAATTTAAATGGTGCTGCTGGGACTGAATGGATGAAAAATTTCCGACATCGTAATTCGCGGTTGAAGTTACGCACACCGGAAGCTACCAGTTTGTCTCGTGCGACAAGCTTTAACAAACACAATGTTAGTgagttttttaaaaatctaacgaGTGTGCTTCAAAAGTATAAATTTTGTGCAAGTGACATTTATAATATAGACGAGACCGGAGTTACGACTGTTCACAAGCCTCCAAAGATATTAgcgcaaactggttgcaaacaaGTCGGAAAAATCACTTCGGGAGAACGAGGTATTTTAGTAACAATGTGTTCTGTAATATCTGCAAATGGTACTTTTATTCCACCATTTATGGTTTtcccaagaaaaaaatttatctaaaaaatgttacaacacgcTCCTCCTGGTTCTGGTGGTTCCGCATTTCCTTCAGGTTGGATGACTGCGAACACATTTTCAGAATGTTTGGATCATATTATCAAACATACTAACTGCTCTCCTGCTAAAAAGATATTAATTATATTGGACAATCATGAAAGCCATTATGCAGTTGATGTtttaaagaaagcaaaagatAATGGCATAGTATTATTGACCATACCACCACACTGCAGTCATCGGCTGCAGCCTTTGGATGTTTCCTGCCATGGGCCCTTCAAGTCATACTACAATAGAGCATCTGATGAATGGATGATTAATCACCCGGGTACACCTTTAACAATTTATAACATAAGTGAAATTGTTGGTAAAGCATTTCCTTTAGCCTTTACTCCAACCAATATCTTAAAAGGTTTCCAGAAAACTGGAATTTGTCCGCTGAATTCCAACATTTTTACAGACCAAGATTTCATGATGTCTTATGTCACAGATCGACCGTCTGGAGTTGCAGCTTTACCAAATCCAGAACCTCAAAATACTACAACAACGGAAGCAAACACTCCACCCCAGTCATCCACTGAGGTTTATATTGTTCCCATAGAAAAGATATCAGTTGAttcaaatgaaattaatactGCCTATTTTGAACCTTCTGATTTACCTCCAGTAGCTGGACCTTCTCATTCTAGAGCATCAATATTAATAACACCTGAAGTCATTAGGCCTCATCCAAAAGCACCTCCTAGAAAAAATACCACCAAAAGAAAGAAGGGGCAATCACTAGTACTTACAGACACTCctataaaagataaaatagaagagAGTATAGACAAAGACAAGAAAAGAAACAGTTAAAAGAAAACAAGAAACAGAAAGTCACAAAACAAGTGTTTGGAGCATTACAAAaaatagaaactaaaaaaaaataagaacatatGTAGTGTAGATTTATTACCTAACAAAAGGTACAAACGCCAATCAAGCTCTGAAGAGTCCGAAACAGACGACGACATGGAATTAAACGCACTTTGTGACGATGAGGACAATGATTTAGAGCCAGATATTCATATTGGCGATTTTGTTATTGTGAAATACCCTACCAAAAAAACTGTTCGTCATTATACTGGATGTGTTGAAGATATTATTAACGGTGACTATGTGATTTCCTTCCTTCGTAAAACATTGGGTAATACATTTACTTATCCCGAGAAAGAAGATATAGACACAATAGAACAAGATAGTATTGTTAGGGTTTTACCAAAACCTAGCGCAATAGGTTCAACGGAACGTTCAGCAAATCAGCTACAGTTCCAGTTTGATTTTTCTccatttaaaatgttttaaatgcTTTCTGTAatcttaatttttatataaataaatttcttaatatttttaatattgattCCCCATCAACACCTACTTATCTCCTGCTTCAACTATACGGTCCCAGTATGGACCATATGTGTCCCCATATAAACCAATAGGAGTCCCACTATGAACCAATATTGGTCCATACTGGGACAAATGGTTCATACTGGGACAATGATTATGCAGTCCTTTCTATTAACTTTATCTCAAATTCCAATTGACACATAATCGAGGATATTCAAAGCAGTGATTTTATACGTTCAAACCTTTATAAAAATAAGAGATGCAACCGAAAGACTGAAATGTTCAAAAGTGTCCCACTATAGACCACCTTCCCCTACACTATCAAACCACCTTTTTCTGGGCCTTCCTTTCCTCCTTTTCGTCATTGGGCCCCGTTTTAGGATCATCCTTGGCATCCACTTCCTTTCCATTCTTATCACGTGTCCTAAATCATCAGCGAAGGCCAGACATTGATGCTCATTGTTGAAGATGGATCCGGTCGTTTTCACTCGGttatttagaatagaatagaatagaatagaatagaaataagctttattgtcatgaaaaattgtacaattttatcgacaaagcttataaaagtcaagaaaacaaaacgatcacaatccaatttactaaaattacataaatcgtcaatatatttaaaataataataaccgTATAAAAGttaaacacaaataatcaattgcaaaatttaaaatagattgcaaatgcatagtctacctagtagttaataatagcccaataaatgaccgttttggagtgtaatttccaggggcaactcagaattgcatgaaaatttggatttaggttctacttaccctccatttcaaagttgaatttgtgccgttggttgcttttacttgggggttgacatttaccccttctcgggggtgacaaacgcgtgtttaaaataaggccggaaatggataaattgacttattttaagcaccttttgttctataaagttttttacgtaagtcaatacttttcgagttattcgcgatttaaaatgttgatttttcgacaaaaaaactacgttttcagaccgtttttcccaaataactcaaaaagtaaatattttatcgaaaaaaatatttttagtaagggtgtagcctataaaaaaaaaagaaaaaaatggtgtactagtaaagtctacaaattgagtagaagcaaagttgtagctcatgaaaaatacgttcttattcgtctaattccaaatcgaataatgcAACGCGAAAAcgccgaagaaagaagcgtttttcgggaaaaccttattaacatttttaaagtattagtctaggcgccagaggggtcaccgtgtcatattcaattctgatggacaaactcaacggtttcttatggatttttggctgctgattacgaatttcgggggggatttcgatccgagtggtcaaaaaattgttataaacaatttaattgtttataaattgtttataaggctctggctcataaactaaaagagatgaaaaaaaatatttcaaataaaatttgttccttaataaaaaaccaagaaaaaaccgtttactaaacttaaatctaacaattataactcaagatattgtaaaattagtgcacaatgcaaattgcaaattgcaaaataagtatttttcgaagctttatcgatcgtaactcggcttctgcgcatgcaaatgagtCTTAGAGGGTGTcgctttaaagcttaattaacaggcttccaaacaaagtttgttaaattgcttgatcttcatttgttttaaagttattcccgtttgaaattacaattttcttaaaaaaattgtacattcatttgtttataagggtttcaagcaaatttgtgctataaacatttatactttaatgaacaataatgatagaaaaactcaaaaggaacaatttgaggttacgaaaatgttcataagtttatttttagccaagatgtcgatattttaatggcgcgcgctatgaggcgcaagatcggctcaactcgtaaaggttcacgcgctaacttctcgatgcaaattataatttctatgtatacatacgttatcttcatttttcatttttgaagatcctaataaaattttatcatataattcttataattaaatcatcatactgtacctcgtaacacctttcattctatttactttgtcttctattttttgcactaaatgagaaaaaaaaaaacattaaaaactaatatttcagaagtataactaaaaaataagttgatattatttattagtactatttttacaaacatttttttcatgcatctgcaaatctgcatagagatatacagggaatatcaacttttttacatctgcataagttcttagccaaattttaacagttacatggtggtataagtctgttcttgtaggcagtaaaactaaaactttttgaggcttcagagtctaattatctatatgatatccatataaagtggatctagttcttttgcagcatcatcaaggcccgtcaattgtgtgtatgccgccacatcataaattctcgttttatatgcaatgatgatgctgcaaaagaactccatcgatttttatatggatatcacatattggctcatttgcttgcgtagaagccgagttacgatcgataaagcgtcgaagaatacatacttacttgactgtgagccaatcttgcgcctcatagcgcgccattaaaatatcgacatcttagccaaaaataaacttacgaacattttcttaagctcaaattgttccatttgagttgttttatcattattgttaattaaagtataaatatttatagctcaagtttgcttgaaacctttataaacaaattaatgtacaatttttttgagaaaattttaactttaaacgggtataactttaaaacaaataaagatcagataatttaacaaactttgtttggaagcttCTTAATTAGGCTTTAAAAGGACATCTTAtagggctcatttgcatgcgcagaagccgagttacgatcgataaagcttcgaatagtacttattttgcaatttgaaatttgcattgtgcactaattttacaatatcttgagttctgattgtcggatttaagtttagtaaacggttctttcttcgttttttattaaggaacaaattttatttgaaacatttttttctgtttcttttagtttatgagccagagcattataaacaatttataaacaattaaattgtttataacaattttttgaccagtccgatcgaaatcccccctcgaaattcgtaatcagcagccaaaaatccataagaaaccgttgagtttgtccatcagaattgaaaatgacacggtgacctctatttggcgcctagactatatcgaaaaaaagcttattatttgttttttacaaaagtttacagcgtcaaaaataaacgagttacactgaaaaaaaaagttggccccttttttttggtaaaaaaaaatcgtgaaaacctccctcgttttagcaccctaaatgaaattaatcgtttggctttaccatccaacttaactgtatgtgtattgtttatatgatctgtaagtttgattggtttgaagtgcttatttttgaaaacatttggttttgtagtaaaaaaaaatttaaaaatttttgaaaaatttcattctttcaaaataacttaaaaagtattagtgataagaaaaatcttaaagagtaagaaaatataggttttgctattataaatatgttagtttcattttgtttctccgtaagacaaaaattggttaagatatggctgttcaaaatttgcatacactcgtgattattgacccattcaagctttcttaattataaccctttcaaaaataaacactttaaaccggtgagacttacagatcatataaaaaatagataagtatttaagtaaattgtttgtaaagcggtagcgattaatttcatttggagagCTAAACACGGcaagattttcatgattttttacaaaaaaaaagactttatttaaaaaagactttaaaaaaggccaactttattttgaccgtaactcgcttatttttaatgataaaactattgttaataattaaaacaaagctttttataaacacttgaaaaaagtttaaatgggtttttcccgaaaagtgtttaatttttcggtgaattcaccttgaaatatttgatttggcattagacgaataagaacgtatttttcgtgagctacaactttatttttatttgattgatagactttactgatacaccatttttttgggttttttataagctacacttttgctaagaatacctttttcgataaaatatttattttttgagttatttgcgaaaaaccgtctgaaaacgtagtttttttgtcgaaaaatcaacattttcaatggcaaataactcgaaaagtattgacttacgtaaaaaactctatagaacaaaagttgcttaaaatcagtcaatttatccatttccggtcttatcctgaacatatgttttttcaccactgagaaggggtgactgtcaccccccaagtaaaagcaaccaacggcaaaatttcaactttgaagtggagggtaagtagaacctaaatccaaattttcatgcaattctgagttgcccctaaaaattacacggtatcgccgaatttcccgttcatttactgggctataaagaaagttttaaaagttaagctgctgcatacgACACCCaaatagagaaaaaaaaataaaaatactactcGTGCAAAGGGTACtataatttcttagttattgattaagaaaatcttctactgaataatatggtctttcagataggtaggcttttgtcagtttacggaatttggggaaagatgctgcagatttaagttgtagagggagatggttgtaaagttttttcggggagtataatatagatttctttagtaactccgaggacggggtcggcaaatagacgttaaacgtagaatttctcgtgtaGTAGTTATGATTaagtcttggtggaaagacatgtagatgtttacgaattaagcaaacagtttctaaaacatacaaagatggaaggattaaaattccgtgatctttgaagtaacttctgcaatgtgttgttcttctgaggccaaacagatatcctattgctcttttttgtaatttgaaaataacttcgaattgggcagctgtaccagaaccccaataAGGAaaaccataacgaagatgtgactcgaacaaagaaaaatatgttattttggaagatgctagattgagttcattcgaaacagatcttatagcatagcaagctgaagagagtttctttcttaacaaatcgatatggagggaccatttaaggttgctgtctaaaaaaaaccaagaaattttacagaatcaacgatactgatctggctgttattaagaggtaagggttgaagagctcctttataagacaatgctactgttttatc
The window above is part of the Diabrotica virgifera virgifera chromosome 2, PGI_DIABVI_V3a genome. Proteins encoded here:
- the LOC126879828 gene encoding uncharacterized protein LOC126879828, with product MKSIVVVLLSLISLALVACDDSVSTSTDTPVISTEVPAPISTSLREDRVYVDTSNVPDPVYQIDAVEAFKEAKALHPVDGIALLKTFSELFNAKHKVSGGWKVAEKYDYFYNPNINYVYVALGVIDANGDRLVLIFN